A genomic window from Sulfurospirillum diekertiae includes:
- a CDS encoding fumarate reductase flavoprotein subunit — translation MNVKYCDALVIGGGLAGLRAAIATQSKGLSTTVLSLCPVKRSHSAAAQGGMQASLGNSKMSRGDNEDVHFADTVKGSDWGCDQEVARMFVTVAPKAIRELAGWGVPWTRIAKGGREAIINAERTTIVEDDEVHGYIHSRDFGGTKKWRTCYTADATGHTMLFGVANEALKHNVNIEDRKEAIALIHENNRCYGAIVRDLVTGELWAYVAKGTLIATGGYGRLYKQTTNAVICDGIGAAIALETGVATLGNMEAVQFHPTPIVPSGILLTEGCRGDGGLLRDVDGHRFMPDYEPEKKELASRDVVSRRMMEHIRKGKGVKSPYGEHLWLDISILGRAHIERNLRDVQEICQIFNGIDPADEGPKGWAPVLPMQHYSMGGIRTKPTGESPTLSGLFSAGEAACWDMHGFNRLGGNSVSETVVAGMIVGDYFADYCLSNEVNVNTATIEKALKKQSDFINHLLTNKGKFNIFEIKNRMRDIMWEKVAIFRDGKGLAEAVNELEELLKKSHDVTIKSKTTSANPELEEAYRVPMMLKLALCVAAGARDRTESRGAHYREDFLKRDDANWLKRTLTSWKEGATLPTVSYEDLDIMKMEIPPAFRGYGAKGMIIENELSLKRQEEVDKLREEMEAAGKDRYMIQDALMPFELQPYYKAKNERFGDAK, via the coding sequence ATGAACGTAAAATATTGTGATGCACTGGTTATCGGTGGTGGTTTAGCAGGTCTTAGAGCGGCGATTGCAACGCAATCTAAAGGTCTTAGTACAACAGTTTTAAGTCTTTGTCCAGTTAAGAGATCTCACTCTGCTGCGGCACAAGGTGGTATGCAAGCAAGTCTTGGTAACTCAAAAATGAGTCGTGGTGACAACGAAGATGTTCACTTTGCCGATACTGTAAAAGGTAGTGACTGGGGTTGTGACCAAGAAGTTGCACGTATGTTCGTTACCGTTGCTCCTAAAGCGATTCGTGAATTAGCGGGCTGGGGCGTACCTTGGACTAGAATTGCTAAAGGTGGTAGAGAAGCTATCATCAATGCTGAGAGAACAACGATCGTGGAAGACGATGAAGTACATGGTTATATCCACTCTCGTGACTTTGGTGGTACTAAAAAATGGAGAACCTGTTATACAGCAGATGCTACAGGTCATACCATGCTTTTTGGTGTTGCGAATGAAGCTCTTAAACATAATGTCAATATTGAAGATAGAAAAGAAGCGATTGCTTTAATTCATGAAAATAACCGTTGTTACGGTGCGATTGTAAGAGACCTTGTAACGGGTGAGCTTTGGGCTTATGTTGCTAAAGGTACTTTGATCGCAACGGGGGGTTACGGAAGACTTTACAAACAAACAACTAATGCGGTTATTTGTGATGGTATTGGTGCTGCTATTGCTCTAGAAACGGGTGTTGCAACACTGGGTAACATGGAAGCAGTACAATTCCACCCAACCCCAATCGTTCCTTCAGGTATTCTTTTAACAGAAGGCTGTAGAGGTGATGGTGGTTTACTCCGAGACGTTGATGGTCATAGATTTATGCCTGACTACGAGCCAGAGAAAAAAGAATTGGCTAGCCGTGACGTTGTAAGTCGTCGTATGATGGAACACATCCGTAAAGGTAAAGGTGTTAAATCTCCATATGGCGAGCACTTGTGGTTAGATATTTCTATCCTTGGTCGTGCGCACATTGAGAGAAACCTAAGAGATGTACAAGAAATTTGTCAAATCTTTAACGGTATCGATCCTGCGGATGAAGGTCCAAAAGGCTGGGCACCCGTTCTTCCAATGCAACATTACTCAATGGGTGGTATTAGAACCAAACCAACCGGTGAGTCTCCAACACTTTCAGGTCTTTTTTCTGCGGGTGAAGCTGCTTGTTGGGATATGCACGGATTTAACCGCCTTGGTGGTAACTCAGTCAGTGAAACCGTTGTTGCAGGTATGATTGTTGGTGATTATTTTGCGGATTATTGTTTATCAAATGAAGTCAATGTTAATACAGCAACGATTGAAAAAGCATTGAAAAAACAATCTGATTTCATCAACCACTTGTTAACCAACAAAGGTAAATTTAATATCTTTGAAATCAAAAACAGAATGAGAGATATTATGTGGGAAAAAGTTGCGATTTTCCGTGATGGCAAAGGTCTTGCTGAAGCAGTTAACGAGCTTGAAGAACTTCTCAAAAAATCTCATGATGTTACGATTAAATCTAAAACAACTTCTGCTAACCCAGAGCTTGAAGAGGCATACCGTGTTCCAATGATGCTTAAACTTGCTCTTTGTGTTGCTGCAGGTGCACGTGATAGAACAGAGAGTCGTGGTGCGCATTACCGTGAAGACTTCTTGAAACGTGATGATGCGAACTGGTTGAAACGTACCCTTACTTCATGGAAAGAGGGCGCTACCCTTCCAACGGTAAGTTACGAAGACCTCGATATTATGAAAATGGAAATTCCACCAGCGTTCCGCGGATACGGTGCAAAGGGCATGATTATTGAAAATGAGTTAAGCCTTAAACGCCAAGAAGAAGTGGATAAACTCCGTGAAGAGATGGAAGCCGCAGGCAAAGACAGATATATGATTCAAGATGCGCTTATGCCATTTGAGCTTCAACCATACTATAAAGCTAAAAATGAGAGATTTGGAGATGCAAAATGA
- a CDS encoding fumarate reductase cytochrome b subunit → MSDLLEGFLGTSVEGKKSRVPAKLDYIQSATGLFLGLFMWGHMFFVSTILISKDFMYTITKMFEGSMFLSEPQPIIVSGIVLFVFAVFIVHAMLGMRKLPINFRQYQAYKTHMGMMKHDDTTMWFTQAFTGFAMFFLGSAHLFTMATQADKIGPFGSSDRMYSEFMWPFYLLLLLAVEFHGGIGLYRLCVKWGWFEGADAKSSRKNLKKAKWAITTFFLALGLLTLAAYVKIGYEHRNNVGEKYKPTAQLEVRYDVKVRA, encoded by the coding sequence GTGAGTGACCTACTTGAAGGGTTTTTAGGTACGAGCGTTGAGGGGAAAAAGAGTAGAGTTCCAGCCAAACTTGATTATATTCAAAGTGCGACTGGTCTATTCTTAGGTTTGTTTATGTGGGGACATATGTTCTTTGTATCAACGATTTTGATCAGCAAAGACTTTATGTACACCATAACCAAAATGTTTGAAGGCAGTATGTTCCTAAGCGAACCACAGCCTATAATCGTTTCTGGGATTGTCTTGTTTGTATTTGCAGTCTTTATTGTACATGCGATGCTTGGTATGAGAAAATTGCCTATCAATTTTAGACAATATCAAGCATATAAAACACATATGGGTATGATGAAACACGATGATACAACGATGTGGTTTACACAAGCATTCACCGGTTTTGCAATGTTCTTCTTAGGTTCTGCGCACCTCTTTACCATGGCAACCCAAGCAGATAAAATTGGACCATTTGGTTCATCAGATAGAATGTACAGCGAATTTATGTGGCCATTTTATCTTCTTCTTCTTCTTGCTGTTGAGTTCCACGGTGGTATTGGTCTTTATCGCCTCTGTGTTAAATGGGGTTGGTTTGAAGGAGCAGATGCAAAATCTTCTCGTAAAAATCTCAAAAAAGCTAAATGGGCTATTACAACATTTTTCTTAGCACTTGGTCTTTTAACACTTGCAGCATACGTAAAAATCGGTTATGAACACAGAAATAACGTAGGTGAGAAATACAAACCAACGGCACAACTAGAAGTAAGATATGATGTGAAGGTTAGGGCGTAA
- a CDS encoding fumarate reductase iron-sulfur subunit translates to MSRTITIRAMKYNPQSKLSKAHFAEYKLEETDGMTLFIALTKIRETMDADLSFDFVCRAGICGSCGMMVNGKPALACRTLTKNFPGGVIQLMPMPAFKLIKDLSVDTGNWMNGMSKRVESWIHTNHKPDISKLEAPMDPKLADETFELDRCIECGICVAACGTKLMRPNFIGAVGLNRVARFAMDPHDERTDEDFYELVGDDDGIFGCMSLVACEDNCPKHLPLQSKIAYMRRKLVALK, encoded by the coding sequence ATGAGTAGAACTATTACCATAAGGGCTATGAAATATAACCCACAATCAAAACTTTCAAAAGCACATTTTGCAGAGTACAAACTTGAAGAAACTGATGGTATGACACTGTTTATTGCGCTTACGAAAATTCGCGAAACAATGGATGCTGACCTTTCTTTTGACTTTGTATGCCGTGCAGGTATCTGTGGAAGTTGCGGTATGATGGTTAATGGTAAACCTGCCCTTGCATGTAGAACATTGACAAAAAATTTCCCAGGCGGCGTGATTCAATTGATGCCAATGCCAGCATTTAAACTCATTAAAGACCTTTCAGTTGATACAGGTAACTGGATGAACGGTATGAGTAAACGTGTTGAGAGTTGGATTCATACGAACCATAAACCAGATATTTCTAAACTTGAAGCACCGATGGATCCAAAACTCGCAGATGAGACGTTTGAGCTTGATCGTTGTATTGAGTGCGGTATCTGTGTTGCGGCATGTGGTACAAAATTGATGAGACCAAACTTTATTGGTGCCGTTGGTTTGAACCGTGTTGCACGTTTTGCAATGGATCCACACGATGAAAGAACCGATGAAGACTTCTATGAGCTTGTTGGCGATGATGATGGAATCTTTGGATGTATGAGTCTCGTTGCGTGCGAAGACAACTGTCCAAAACACTTACCACTTCAATCAAAAATTGCTTATATGAGACGAAAACTCGTCGCTCTCAAATAA
- a CDS encoding dynamin family protein → MHIINDFFLLIWGERLNQEVVFDEKHTTEFDQYRLTSFDNFCDSVAILLIMSPQNFTNMAILEEPKTVLNTLFQHATFSKENIQYAQSQLLGYLVTLGNLQVNHAITKRLELLKKEGIISYDAVRSLGSIISLIEEKKIEVTSLHVKRATSQENYYKTKLNLLLTAIENLKQAVETPRLHDRLSAIPERLENQRFSIGITGVMNAGKSTMLNALLGQEVLGTSVVPETANLTLIKYAKNPYAIVNFWNTKEWSKIEEGAKSLKSLEAFVKESKAHFGDTFNALVTPKGQSESISVEDLALYTSAKHSDKKCNLVKSVELYTDLKFVQDGVQIVDTPGLDDPVVQREEITLEYLSECDLMIHLMNAAQAATQKDIDFIIDALLYRNVAQLLIVITRIDAIAEKELQEVIAYTKRSIEARLNEQNKGAKLDEVIAKIVFIPIAGKLALMHKLGQEKDALALGYDMERTGLPLVEAYLEDVLFGSNSQKANLIISANRKEIESVITESMNTFEQELHYLSISNEEIEHAYAKHQEEKAVMADFLEQIKTSVAQSKEEMEHYFGTLSKFASNQLNKLQDIVKRRITDDVSYEFSKNKKAPKEERIGSIIETAIKDGMVDLVRDYRYEFQKKMQSSLEYMDAKYGEFKTEGTAPMFDAKAFCEEHLGSLLIFKNSTIVIAATNDAIAKYGKNDPSALSMSFETIFGTEFSHIKEMLEEKLHNVNQELLGSFVNLCEAPARVIEERFSTEGVLIEHAMRQMKDQSLNREARILEIKEKERVMGIVLNDLNVQKESK, encoded by the coding sequence ATGCATATCATCAATGATTTTTTCTTACTCATCTGGGGTGAGAGGTTAAACCAAGAAGTTGTTTTCGATGAAAAACATACTACAGAGTTCGATCAATACAGATTAACTTCTTTCGATAATTTTTGCGACAGTGTCGCTATCTTATTGATCATGAGTCCTCAGAATTTTACCAATATGGCAATCTTAGAAGAACCCAAAACAGTTTTAAATACACTTTTTCAACATGCAACATTTAGCAAAGAAAACATCCAATATGCGCAATCTCAACTGCTGGGTTATCTGGTTACTTTGGGTAATTTGCAAGTCAACCATGCTATCACAAAGCGCTTAGAGCTTTTAAAAAAAGAGGGGATTATCTCTTATGATGCTGTGCGTTCTTTAGGCAGTATCATCTCTCTTATCGAAGAGAAAAAAATCGAAGTAACCTCTTTACATGTAAAGCGTGCAACAAGCCAAGAAAACTACTATAAAACCAAACTCAATCTTCTGCTTACTGCCATTGAAAATCTGAAACAAGCGGTTGAAACACCTCGTTTGCATGATCGTTTGAGTGCCATACCCGAACGTCTTGAAAATCAGCGTTTTTCCATTGGAATTACAGGTGTTATGAATGCGGGTAAATCGACGATGCTCAATGCACTTTTAGGTCAAGAGGTGCTAGGAACATCTGTTGTCCCTGAAACGGCGAACCTAACCCTCATTAAATACGCCAAAAACCCTTACGCCATTGTCAATTTTTGGAATACCAAAGAGTGGAGCAAGATCGAAGAGGGTGCCAAAAGTCTTAAAAGTTTAGAAGCATTTGTTAAAGAGAGCAAAGCGCATTTTGGTGACACCTTTAATGCACTCGTAACGCCAAAAGGGCAGAGTGAGTCTATCTCTGTCGAAGATTTGGCCCTTTACACTTCGGCAAAACACTCTGATAAAAAATGCAATCTTGTTAAAAGTGTTGAACTTTATACTGATTTGAAGTTTGTCCAAGATGGTGTTCAAATCGTTGATACTCCGGGTCTTGATGATCCTGTCGTGCAACGTGAAGAGATTACGTTGGAATACCTCAGTGAATGTGATTTGATGATTCATCTTATGAATGCAGCGCAAGCAGCGACCCAAAAAGATATCGATTTTATCATTGACGCACTTTTGTATCGTAATGTGGCACAGTTGCTGATTGTGATTACACGTATTGATGCGATTGCCGAGAAAGAGCTTCAAGAAGTAATTGCCTATACCAAACGCAGCATCGAAGCAAGGCTTAACGAGCAAAACAAAGGCGCAAAACTCGATGAAGTGATCGCTAAAATCGTCTTTATCCCCATTGCTGGGAAACTTGCCTTAATGCATAAATTAGGGCAAGAAAAAGATGCCCTCGCACTTGGATATGATATGGAACGTACTGGCTTACCTCTGGTGGAAGCCTATTTGGAAGATGTTCTTTTTGGAAGTAATAGCCAAAAAGCCAATCTTATTATCTCCGCCAATCGAAAAGAGATTGAGTCTGTCATTACTGAGTCGATGAATACCTTCGAGCAAGAGCTCCACTACTTAAGTATCTCGAATGAAGAGATTGAACACGCCTACGCGAAACACCAAGAAGAAAAAGCGGTCATGGCAGACTTTTTGGAGCAGATCAAAACCAGCGTGGCGCAGAGCAAAGAGGAGATGGAACACTACTTTGGCACCCTTTCCAAATTTGCAAGCAACCAACTCAATAAACTTCAAGATATTGTTAAGCGCCGTATTACAGACGATGTAAGTTATGAGTTTAGCAAAAACAAAAAAGCGCCCAAAGAGGAGCGCATTGGCTCGATCATAGAAACGGCGATCAAAGATGGTATGGTCGATTTGGTGCGCGATTATCGCTATGAGTTTCAAAAAAAGATGCAAAGTTCCTTAGAGTACATGGATGCAAAATACGGTGAATTTAAGACAGAGGGCACAGCCCCAATGTTTGATGCCAAAGCCTTTTGTGAAGAGCATTTAGGTTCACTCCTGATTTTCAAAAACAGTACCATTGTGATAGCGGCAACCAATGATGCGATCGCAAAGTATGGCAAGAATGATCCTAGTGCACTTTCTATGAGCTTTGAGACGATTTTTGGAACGGAATTCTCCCACATCAAAGAGATGCTTGAGGAGAAACTCCACAACGTTAATCAAGAACTTTTAGGTTCATTTGTCAATCTCTGTGAAGCACCTGCACGTGTCATTGAAGAGCGTTTTAGCACAGAAGGTGTATT
- the lgt gene encoding prolipoprotein diacylglyceryl transferase, with protein sequence MHFWNNIYSQFDPVAFKLGPIAVHWYGIMYICALLGALYAAKWFVKKDNLGFSNQTLESYFIWIEIGIILGARIGYILFYDPHVDYYLAHPWQMFNPFIDGTFVGIRGMSYHGAIVGFFIGTWFFYLKHKINVWRLLDVVALSVPVGYIFGRIGNFLNQELFGRPTDVPWGIYVDGVLRHPSQLYEAFLEGFMVFVVLYVYRNFKKYDGELIALYGFLYSLGRFIAEFWREPDFQIGFVYGDWMSKGQALSILMIIASLLLYGVIIKRGKRG encoded by the coding sequence ATGCATTTTTGGAACAACATTTACAGCCAGTTTGACCCTGTCGCTTTCAAGCTAGGACCCATTGCTGTGCATTGGTATGGCATTATGTATATATGTGCTCTTTTGGGTGCCCTTTATGCCGCTAAATGGTTTGTCAAAAAAGATAATTTAGGCTTCAGCAACCAAACGTTAGAGAGCTATTTTATTTGGATTGAGATTGGCATTATTTTAGGTGCGCGTATTGGTTATATTCTCTTTTACGATCCGCATGTGGATTATTATCTTGCGCATCCATGGCAAATGTTCAATCCTTTCATCGATGGTACATTTGTTGGAATTAGAGGCATGAGTTATCATGGAGCTATCGTTGGATTTTTTATTGGCACTTGGTTCTTTTATCTCAAACATAAAATCAATGTATGGAGGCTTTTGGATGTAGTAGCCTTGAGTGTTCCCGTGGGGTATATTTTTGGACGTATTGGCAATTTTCTCAACCAAGAACTCTTTGGTCGTCCTACGGATGTTCCATGGGGCATTTATGTCGATGGTGTTCTTCGTCACCCTTCTCAACTCTATGAAGCGTTCCTTGAGGGTTTTATGGTTTTTGTGGTGCTTTACGTGTATCGAAATTTCAAAAAATACGATGGTGAGCTCATCGCCCTTTATGGATTTTTGTACTCTCTTGGACGATTTATTGCAGAGTTTTGGAGAGAGCCAGATTTCCAAATTGGTTTTGTCTATGGCGACTGGATGAGTAAGGGACAAGCCCTTTCAATTTTGATGATAATTGCTTCTTTATTATTATATGGTGTAATAATCAAACGAGGAAAAAGGGGATAA
- a CDS encoding diguanylate cyclase → MARLKLLSKSFLFALLILVCGVSFSGYLAWKSATWIQTLENERFTTATKQTALLIRNKLNENIQLLHSAVAFITASDNVTREEWYFFTKEHTLETSFIGQEGLVYAPRIKINERTQHEELMHAEGLTHYQIHPKTSNADAYPIVLIEPFNERNKKALGFDLFSETTRQNAIKEAIQKRDIAISSKIQLIQRADSELNAGFIIVHPIYTKDILIKTPEKQDDAFIGIVSIAINAQKLFMDVLGARYITLDFEIYDGDTLLETEKLYDSNPSMKTARLEHNLLIDIYGKHWTLHFKTNEALDLGISQYLPWIELFFGIAFSFILAGWIYALQQTQKKAYAIAADKTKLLAKSESKIRTIFQTMQEGIIVLDKERIIIECNLAAQGMLGFSKSEIVGKSSNDLNWNFIHEDGSAFHMEDRPYYKVFMTGVPQSNIMIGMKRQDSLVLWLKMNAQPLYSDDFKDVNSVLITFSDITEYQKSKRELEKYLQIIDAHVIISSTDLHGIITEVSEAFCKISGYSQEELIGRSHNIVRHPDMPTTLYKEMWSALKKGISWSGEIKNRRKDGSDYWIETIIEPRYDEEYSLVGFTAIRHDITDKKRVEELSITDRLTGLYNRLKLDELFASYLSITKRHQTPFSIVLLDIDKFKSVNDTYGHQVGDSLLQEIAKLLKTNVRFEDAVGRWGGEEFLILLPNSNSEDARLLAEKLRGVIEAEDFAYVGSRTASFGVATYHQNDDEKSMTARADEALYLAKENGRNRVEVEIHTCNLPSSSTPS, encoded by the coding sequence ATGGCGCGATTGAAATTGTTATCTAAGTCATTTCTTTTTGCATTATTAATTTTAGTATGTGGAGTAAGTTTTTCTGGCTATTTAGCATGGAAAAGTGCAACATGGATCCAAACATTAGAAAATGAACGATTTACAACAGCTACAAAACAAACTGCTCTTTTAATCCGCAATAAGCTTAATGAAAATATCCAACTGCTTCATAGTGCTGTAGCATTTATCACGGCTTCTGATAATGTTACTAGAGAAGAGTGGTATTTTTTTACAAAAGAGCATACCCTTGAAACAAGTTTTATAGGACAAGAAGGGTTAGTGTATGCGCCACGTATAAAAATCAATGAGCGTACTCAACATGAAGAACTTATGCACGCAGAGGGATTAACACATTATCAGATTCATCCTAAAACATCTAATGCAGATGCGTATCCTATTGTTTTGATTGAACCGTTTAATGAACGCAATAAAAAGGCACTTGGGTTTGATCTATTTTCTGAGACAACACGCCAAAATGCTATAAAAGAAGCAATACAAAAAAGAGATATCGCTATCTCTTCCAAAATACAATTGATTCAAAGAGCAGATTCTGAACTAAATGCAGGTTTTATTATTGTTCATCCCATTTACACTAAAGATATATTGATTAAAACACCTGAAAAGCAAGATGATGCATTCATAGGAATAGTCAGTATTGCCATCAATGCTCAAAAATTGTTTATGGATGTTTTAGGCGCTAGGTATATTACTTTGGATTTTGAAATCTATGATGGGGATACTCTGCTTGAAACAGAAAAATTGTATGATTCCAACCCTTCAATGAAAACAGCACGTTTAGAGCATAATTTACTGATAGATATTTATGGGAAACACTGGACGCTTCATTTTAAAACAAATGAAGCACTGGATCTTGGCATAAGTCAGTATTTACCATGGATTGAACTTTTTTTTGGGATAGCATTTTCATTTATACTCGCTGGATGGATTTATGCGCTTCAACAAACACAAAAAAAAGCATACGCTATAGCTGCTGATAAGACAAAACTCCTTGCTAAGTCCGAATCAAAGATACGCACTATTTTTCAAACAATGCAAGAAGGTATTATTGTTTTGGATAAAGAACGGATTATTATAGAGTGTAATTTAGCCGCGCAAGGGATGTTAGGGTTTTCCAAAAGTGAGATTGTTGGTAAATCGAGTAATGATTTGAATTGGAATTTCATCCATGAAGATGGCTCTGCATTTCATATGGAAGATCGTCCATATTATAAAGTCTTTATGACAGGTGTACCACAAAGCAATATTATGATTGGCATGAAACGACAAGATAGTTTGGTTTTATGGCTAAAAATGAATGCACAGCCTCTTTACTCTGATGATTTTAAAGATGTTAATTCAGTGCTTATTACGTTTAGTGATATTACGGAGTATCAAAAATCCAAACGCGAGCTTGAAAAATATCTTCAAATTATTGATGCACATGTGATTATTTCAAGTACCGATTTACATGGGATTATCACCGAAGTGAGTGAGGCATTTTGTAAAATTTCGGGGTATAGCCAAGAAGAACTTATTGGCAGAAGTCATAATATCGTGAGACATCCCGATATGCCTACGACACTGTATAAAGAGATGTGGAGTGCTTTAAAAAAAGGTATTTCATGGTCTGGTGAGATTAAAAATAGACGCAAAGATGGATCTGATTATTGGATAGAGACGATTATTGAACCTCGGTATGATGAGGAGTATTCCCTAGTGGGGTTCACTGCAATTCGTCATGATATTACGGATAAAAAAAGAGTTGAAGAGCTCTCCATTACCGATCGTTTGACGGGGCTGTATAATCGCCTTAAACTTGATGAACTTTTTGCATCGTATCTTAGTATTACCAAACGGCATCAAACGCCTTTTTCAATCGTTCTTCTAGATATTGATAAATTCAAATCGGTGAATGATACGTATGGGCATCAAGTAGGAGATAGCTTGCTGCAAGAGATAGCAAAACTTTTAAAAACCAATGTTCGTTTTGAAGATGCTGTAGGAAGATGGGGAGGGGAAGAATTTTTGATTCTTCTCCCCAATAGTAATAGTGAAGATGCACGGCTATTGGCAGAAAAGCTTCGTGGTGTCATTGAAGCAGAAGATTTTGCGTACGTAGGAAGTCGTACAGCCAGTTTTGGCGTGGCAACATATCATCAAAATGATGATGAAAAAAGTATGACTGCACGAGCCGATGAGGCGCTCTACCTTGCAAAAGAGAATGGTCGTAACCGTGTTGAAGTGGAAATACATACGTGTAATTTGCCATCTTCCTCAACTCCCTCTTAA